ttaaaaaatataaatatatgattattaataatatttgaataGACTGAAGAAAGCTGcttgcttaaagggacactccactttttttgaaattaggctaattttctagctcccctagagttcaaaatttgatttttaccgttttgaaatccattcagctgatctccgcgtctggctgtaccacttttagcatagcttagcgtaatccattgaatcagattagaccattagcattgcgctcaaaaataatcaaagggtatatgatatataatgatattacacagtgcccgaaaatagtcccctgctattaaaagtaacaaaggggactattttcgggagctgcataatatcattatgcctgctgcagccattttATGCCAGCAAAATCCTTGATTcttaagcccgatttatagtcgtgcgtaagttctacaCGGTAGCTACGGCTATCTGTAGCCTGTGCGTaactctgcgtagcctgacgtgcacctcgcaaaaattttaacagcgcgtcagatctacgcggaccgcaagtgttgtgattggtccaccagaacccctcccgtcaggtaaaaaaactgcgtcatatgtatttccgtttgtgacgttgaaaacaaagatgagccaagttgaggagtgatttaactcaaactgcatcaaaagtcgttgtttatttacttccatcattgctggtcttcttaaattatacacaacaagttgctgtttcttcttcgtttgtgggttaacttgctaagcttcttcttctttgacgttcgcgctgctactgtggttacacgcgtggatactgcctaccagcggtctgcgcgtgtgtttgcacgtcggcgacgacgcaaaagtatataTGAAAACCGACGTGGAtcctacgccgtcgcggctacgccaTAGGACCTACGCATAACTATAACGAGCTCTTTACtatgggtttacaccagatgcgagttcagcgatttgcgtgagtagattacatacaaagtcaatgcaaagacacgatcagacgAGTCCTCGCGTGGGGTGATGCGagtgacgcgatatgggcgccgcgtttgccgcgaaaacacacgCTGTTCGCCTCAGACCGTctttgcccaagttgaaaatattcaactcgagtgaaaaattcgcatgacacaaagttaaatccagcaagtaatctagagcgaacAACGCAATGCAATTGCACGctttgcgtttggtgtaaacacacagttacgccagaatgagagtatagttcctagccacacTGGCCTGGAAAATCACTTTTTCTGTcattcttagtacacgatgtaactacagaagagtcaagttttaaaaaggaaaaatattgaaactgcaatgctaatggttaaatcagattctatggattctgctaagctatgctaaaaatggtaccgccagacccggagatcagctgaatagattttaaaacagtaaaaatcaaatgtttacctctatagctggaaaatgagcctattttcaaaaaaagtagaaGGTCCCTTAAGTTTTTTGAAATGCATGCAAAAATACTAACCTTTCTCTTTCTTTGTTCCTTTCtgtatctctctgtctgtctttctgtctctctcttttatctccatcattttttatatttttccaaaCTCCCCAAATCCTTTTCCTAGGTTCTAAAGCCTCATAGTGTGTGGTATTTGAATTAAAGTTATATTCATCTTCATTGTGTATTTATAGACAGATCGTTTTGACAGTATCCTCTTGGGAGGACTGGGATTGTGTTTGCTAACCGAAACCTAGTGGGCAATCAATAAAAATAACTCAGCTTTAAGATTCATTAAAGATTAATTAAATACCTTATTCTCAAATCGTTGAGGTCAatagccattttcaaagagttctTTCAGAGAGATACACCCAGTCTTTTACAGGTCACTTCAAGTGTAAGCCAGGATTCTTCCTGCATTGGTTTCTGTGCTGTAAACCTCTGAGCTCTAGATAAGGTCAGGATTCGAACCCTACTTCCAAACCTGCCCAATCCATAGCTGTGATCCCATACATTTGCAACCATTCGCCCCTCTCTTGCCACAGCAGTTCTCCCATCCAGGCCCCGCTCCAACCAGGCGCCAAGCATGGCGCCCCAGGGGCGGGATCACCTGGTCACACGGGAGTCTGCAGCTCGTAGACGAAGCCCAAATGTCCGTCACACGCTCAGCCCTGAGAATCTAAGAAGCTTAACTGAGCGCGGCGGGGCCGAGCAGGCTGGAGTGGGACTCCTCAGAGCCAACAGTGACACGGACCTGGTCAGTTCTCAAGGGCGTTCATCCCTCACAGCATCTACTTTGGAATTCACCATGGGCCGGGGACAGAACTTGGTCATCTCATGGGATATCAAGGAGGAGGTGGATGCTACAGACTGGATTGGGCTGTATCACATAGGTAAGAGGTTATTATAAAGTGGGTCATTTGGGAAGGGAGGTACAGTAGAAGTACTTTGTTTCATACccgcttaatgtgcagacaaaAAGATGTGTGGGGtgattttgtctaaaaaatgtGAAAGGTGTATACCCCATGCCCTTCAGTTTCCCTCTTTAAAGACTAAGATATCAATCATTGCTGTCATGTAAAAATATGACCCCAAAGCAAAGCGATACATCTGGGCACAAAGCCACTGGCCATCGACTTGGAAACCAGCAGAACTTTATTACCTGCACAGGGTAAATTTCAACAACTAAGCAGATCTTCAGTAATGGCTTTAATCTAACGTGTCTCACATTTAATCGTTAGTAGTCTACCAATGCTGTGCAATGTCATCCACTGTAGATTCGGTATTGCCAGTGaaatttatcatcattttagaCCACTGGTCTGCTAATTGGGTTTATGTCACAGATTTGCCACCTAAGTAAAAAGCGTGTTGACAAACAGCTGTTAGAAACGCAagcacatgcaaacacacacataggTATTAATAATGTACTTTATGATTTCCCATTTTTCTAGATGAAACTTGTCCATCAAACATGTGGGATTGCAAGAATCGTGGAGTTAATGGTTCACAGTGTGGTCAGATTGTCTGGAGACTGGAGGCAGGGTCGTACTTCCAGGAACGTAAGTGACGCGGTGACAAACAGTTGTCCTTCTACTTTGTGGGATCATATAATGTATCAGTGGGTTTCAAATTCTTTGCACTCAGACTCATCCtaaaatattgcatattttaaatatgaagtCTGTTTGTTGTTCTTACAACAAGTGATGTTCCGATTTGTTATGACGTCACTTTTCTGCTTATCTCTTCTAGCTGAGACAAGGATCTGTTTTAAGTACTACCATGGTGTGAGTGGTGCATTGAGAGCCACAACTCCCTGTATCACAGTCAAGAACCCTAGAGCTTTGGTCAGTTTGTGTATCAACGCTAGAtgttattatacattttatatttacatttatacatttgccAGACAGTTTTATCCAAATCGACTTTCAGTGCATTCAAcccatacatttttaaattgctatgtGTGTTCTtgggaattgaacccatgacctttgtacTACTAACACAATGCAGAATTATACAGAAATTGTACAGAATTACtgcatttgatattttatactCTTATACAAGTAATATTTATTCAGTAATAGTGACACTTAGTACTAGTAGCAtagtatacactcacctaaaggattattaggaacacctgttcaatttctgattaatgcaattatctaatcaaccaatcacatggcagttgcttcaatgcatttaggggtgtggtcttggtcaagacaatctcctgaactccaagctgaatgtcagaatgggaaagaaaggtgattttaGCATTTTTTAGCATGTGAagagggaaaaacatccagtatgcggcagtcctgtgagcGAAAATtacttgttgatgctagaggtcagaggagaatgggccgactgattcaagctgatagaagagcaactttgactgaaataaccactcgttacaaccgaggtatgcagcaaagcatttgtgaagccacaacacgcacaaccctgaggcagatgggctacaacagcagaagaccccacagggtaccactcatctccactacaaataggaaaaagaggctacaatttgcacaagctcgcCAAAATTAGACAGTTGAAGTCTCGATTTCTTTTGAGGCATTCAGAttgtagagtcagaatttggcgtaaacagaatgagaacatgtatccatcatgccttgttaccactgtgcaggctggtggtggtggtgtaattgTGTGGGGgttgttttcttggcacactttaggccccttagtccCAATTGGgtattgtttaaatgccacagcctacctgagcattgtttctgaccatgtccatccctttatgaccaccatgtacccatcctctgatggctacttccagcaggataatgcaccatgtcacaaagctcgaatcatttcaaattggtttcttgaacatgacaatgagttcactgtactaaaatggcccacacagtcaccagatctcaacccaatagagcatcccTGGATGTggatcccacaaatctccatcaactgcaagattcaatgctttcagcaccttgttgaatcaatgccacgtagaattaaggcagttctgaaggcgaaagagggtcaaacacagtattagtatggtgttcctaataatcctttatgtGAGTGTACATACTCCAATTGCATTGTATGGTATGCTATTCTAAGCATAACTtatgtcacatttatttaaaacttttaagaaatttaaattgtattaataaaaGCTCACAATTTCTGTATAATATTGGCTATGTTTCCCAGCAGGTGATTCTGTATAATGTAGCTGTCTTGTTCACGAAAGGCTAAAGGCTAGTGCATCTTTGGTAAAGGTTACATAGTACATAAGGTGTCAAGTGCTAAATGTCTACTGCCTCACATCTTTGTGGTTGGGGGTCTGACATTTTTCATGTTGCCATAAGTGCCATCCATTTATCATGTTATTTGATGGATGATTCTCTGTATGTGCATCCAGGCTATTAGGAACAGCAGGGGTTGTCCTTCATGAAGCGTTCAGTTCCAACTGTAACATGCTGAGCAAAATAATAATACTTTTAAAGGGACTGTTCCTTGTGTTTGTGAGCACACTTGATGAATAAAGCTCATTCTGATTCtgattattttattaacatcaGTAGTTTCATTGTGCTTCTCTATAGCTTAGTGGCatagcattgcgttagcagtgcaaaagttcAAGGGTTCAGTCCCAGTAAACACACTGTCCCGgtaatatatatattgtttcacaagaaagaaagaaatgtataatttttcttttatctTTTAGATCAGAGTGAACTCTTTTAGATTAGTATGGCACTAAGCCTGTGTTAAAAACCCAATATTTTTAGGTGTATAGGATGTAGCCAATAATATCAGTGTATGTTTTAGGCTGATGGTCAAGGTGACGGACAACAGACCTCAGACAGCAGTCGAAAACTGGTCAGCTTTACTTTGTCAggtaatatgtgtgtgtgtaacaaacaatgagaaaatgggataatttaataatttgtagtaaaataaaattttataattttgttcTTCGTCATACATTTATTAGGTTTTTCTCTATGTTTCGTGATAGATATTCGTGCTGTGGGGCTGAAGAAGGGAATGTTTTTCAATCCAGACCCTTATCTAAAGATGAGTATCCATCCAGGCAAGAGAAGCTGCTTTCCGACCTTTTCCCATCATGGCCAGGAGAGAAGATCTGGCATCACGACAAACACTACTAACCCCATTTGGCATGGAGAGGTGATGCGCGCACAATTTCTGTAAAGAGAAACAAACAcgctaaatatataaaacaaaaaaaaagacaaactaaGCCATAGATACATTTATAAGTAAATatggacacacacacaagtctaaactttaaacaaataaatattcaGATGCAATTGAAACCATGATGCTGATGTCACAGTTAGTCtaactctttctctctctgtctctccaTGTAGAAACATACTTTTGTGGCTCTTATGACAGATGTCTTAGTAGTAGAAGTTAAGGATAAGTTTGCTAAAAGTCGACCGATTATTAAGCGCTTTCTGGGTCAGCTGAACATGCCGGTACAGATGCTGCTGGAGAAACACGCATCAGGGTGAGTCTCGTGAGTCTTGACTGGTTGTTaccataatacatttttatattgatAGACTGAACACAATGTGCCTTATTCATGAAATGAGGAGAATTTTACTTTTActattttgaaatgcattattGTCCCATTGAATTGAATGcagtaatttacaaaaaaagatTTACAAATAATCTCCCCTATCACGTTTAAAACTAGAGCTGGgagtgtgtgtgctgtgtgtaattattatgcacatataaatacacacacaaactttagtttttcttttaaagctgcaatccataACGGTATTTTtggataaaaataaacacaatttaGCTATTGAGCAAGCACATAATAAACAGTGTTTAAAACTGTCTCCTTACCTTACCACAATACCCAATGGTAAACTTATAATAATGATTCATAATTTGAGCTGTCAGGTATGATTTTGTGGTAAATGTCACTAGACATCATCATACACAATGTTATGTAAcctgtaattttaggtttcaaaccgAGATGGCGACAGAGACAAACTTGCAGCTTTAATATTTTAGATGGAACACTAATATTAGTTGTAATATAATTCATCAATGACTTTGCATGATTATATGTGATTACAGGAACCAATCACTGAGCTTCTCTTTGTGCCGACGGTTGCCCACTGATCATGTGAGCGGCCAAATGCACTTTAAGGTTGATGTTACATCTATGGGCCCAGATGGTGAGATGACTCACAAACATACCCATACACATACATGTTGGTTCAACCAATAGCTATAACAGAGCTACCAAAAGACCTCAGAGGATGGAGGGTCAACAATTTTCAATAATGTTCTCTATAAAGTCAGCTTTTGAAATTTTGTAATCTTCCACTTGTAATATGACAAAAGCAGTTTTACAATAACTTGTATTAACTTCTCATCAATAGACATTTCCCCAGAGACGATTCTTGGGGCAGCAGCTCTCAATGGAGCTCCAGGAACCCCTTCAGATGACGAAGACCTACCCCACCCTCTCCCGGTCCAGTCAGCGGATCCTTCCCCCACAGGCTCCCAGGCTTCTCATAGAAACGGGGAAGGAAGCAGCATACCCTCTCCAGACACAGAGATCTATGGTGCCACCCTGGACGACGAGggcccttcttcacctgacctGCTTCAAGGTTCTTTCAGCGAACAGCTTGATGCCATTGAGGCCCCTAAAAGGCCAGGAGAGAGGCCTCTTGGGGCAGCATCTCCTAAATTGCACTCCAGCTTTCCTACACATACTCGCCTTAGCGCCATGCTACACATTGACTCAGATGAAGATGAGGAGAGGTCCGGCGCTACGGAGGCCACATCGGTAACATTTAACGGTTACCCAAAGACTCTACTGCCAGGGAAAATGAAAGTACCTGTGCCTAAAGGAACTATAGGGAAACCTCCAGGAGAGGCTGGGTCGAAGTGTGAAAATGTTGAAACTGAGGTGGCTGCTGAGATGGAGGTAATGCCGAGTTCAGTGGCCCCTGAGGTAGAAACCGCCAGCTTGCTGGAGAAGCATGTGGAGGAGGAAGTGGAGGTAGAAGAGGAGGAAGAAGGGTTGGCACCCAGTGAGGAGCTGGCAACCGAAGTCGATATCTCCTCAATGGCATCTGACAGCTGTGTGGTCCCAGAATCTGCTTCTCAGGTCAGTTGATGATTAACTGAGATTGAAATAGTGTAAAGGAAAGATTCTTTTACTAAACGTGAGAAGTTAAATGTTAATCAAAGTAGACAGAAAGGAAGACCATGATTTTGTAATGATCTTTCACAGGAAGCAGAACAGGGAGCTGAGGCAGCCATTGATCCAGGAGGAGATGATCTTTCAGATGACCCGCCCACAACTTATGAGGTTGCTGAGACTGTTGAGGAGACTCCTCCAACCAATGAGATAGAGAGGGGTGTGCCACAACCAACCATTGAAGAGGAAGAATGTGAAGATGTGACTGAGGACACAATGTCCAGAAGGTGGAGTCTGGAGGCGACTGCAGGTGTGTCACAGGAGGACGAGGAAGAGGAGCTAATGCATTCAGGGGATGGAGAATCTGTGGATTCTGAGACTTTCGTTACAGAGACAGAATCAGGTTGACCGGGGTTTTCTTATCTAACTCATACTATGACTTACACTCTTAcggttgatggtacccattgacttccatagtaggcaaaacaaatactatggaagtcggtgggtactgtcaactccttatcatcatttatggttgttacataaaatacattaaacatttGTCTTAACTTATAGTGTGTGTTTGGGGTGGGACTGTCTATCTGATTAGTGACAGATGTTGGGAGTGTTCAGGAAACCAAAAACTGAAGTGATACGATTTTAGtaacaaaaatgacacacttaACCTATAAGCAGTCACCAGTGCCCTTAATGTGTTACACTGGCCTTCTGTTACTGTTAAAATGTTATGCAGGTGTCCCTCAGATAAATGGAGATGTTCACTCTCTGCCCTCCATAAGACAGGACATCCACAGATACCAGCGTGTGGACGAGCCCCTACCTCCCAgtgagtgtgtgtatgtgtttctgTACGTTTGCATGTGCTTTTGTGTTGTTTACATGTGTTTCTATGTAATTATGTCAAATAGATTTGGAAATATAAAACATTAGTCAAGCACTATAACACTGCCTGTGCTCATTTTCCTATTCACTTCTCTCAGACTGGGAGGCTCGCATTGACAGTCATGGCCGTATTTTCTTTGTGGATCATGTGAATCGCACAACGACCTGGCAGAGACCCACAGACCCACCTGCTCCTCAAGGTCTCACCCGTTCCAGCTCCATACAGCAGATGGAGCAACTCAACCGCAGGTTTGAGCTC
This genomic interval from Misgurnus anguillicaudatus chromosome 17, ASM2758022v2, whole genome shotgun sequence contains the following:
- the hecw2a gene encoding E3 ubiquitin-protein ligase HECW2, which codes for MAPQGRDHLVTRESAARRRSPNVRHTLSPENLRSLTERGGAEQAGVGLLRANSDTDLVSSQGRSSLTASTLEFTMGRGQNLVISWDIKEEVDATDWIGLYHIDETCPSNMWDCKNRGVNGSQCGQIVWRLEAGSYFQEPETRICFKYYHGVSGALRATTPCITVKNPRALADGQGDGQQTSDSSRKLVSFTLSDIRAVGLKKGMFFNPDPYLKMSIHPGKRSCFPTFSHHGQERRSGITTNTTNPIWHGEKHTFVALMTDVLVVEVKDKFAKSRPIIKRFLGQLNMPVQMLLEKHASGNQSLSFSLCRRLPTDHVSGQMHFKVDVTSMGPDDISPETILGAAALNGAPGTPSDDEDLPHPLPVQSADPSPTGSQASHRNGEGSSIPSPDTEIYGATLDDEGPSSPDLLQGSFSEQLDAIEAPKRPGERPLGAASPKLHSSFPTHTRLSAMLHIDSDEDEERSGATEATSVTFNGYPKTLLPGKMKVPVPKGTIGKPPGEAGSKCENVETEVAAEMEVMPSSVAPEVETASLLEKHVEEEVEVEEEEEGLAPSEELATEVDISSMASDSCVVPESASQEAEQGAEAAIDPGGDDLSDDPPTTYEVAETVEETPPTNEIERGVPQPTIEEEECEDVTEDTMSRRWSLEATAGVSQEDEEEELMHSGDGESVDSETFVTETESGVPQINGDVHSLPSIRQDIHRYQRVDEPLPPNWEARIDSHGRIFFVDHVNRTTTWQRPTDPPAPQGLTRSSSIQQMEQLNRRYQSIRRTMTSERSEEQRVEEPSPDETDMLPNSISEFRRDGFAGQASARSRLALLLQSPGAKFLSSPDFFSVLHSNPSAYRMFTSNTCLKHMISKVRRDAQHFERYQHNRDLVNFLNLFSNKQLELPRGWEMKHDQTGKPFFVDHNCRATTFIDPRLPLQNSRSSGLLAYRQHLSRQRSHSTGDVADESRSPSPPVQGRSSNNFGGSRNTQYQDLVPVAYNEKIVAFLRQPNIFEILQERQPELVRNHSLREKVQFIRNEGATGLARLSSDADLVMLLSLFEEEVMSYVPPNALLLSSYCHASPQNSPGTPRANARAPAPYKRDFEAKLRNFYRKLETKGYGQGPGKVKLIIRRDHLLEDAFNQIMCYSRKDLQKSKLYVSFVGEEGLDYSGPSREFFFLVSRELFNPYYGLFEYSANDTYTVQISPMSAFVDNHHEWFRFSGRILGLALIHQYLLDAFFTRPFYKGLLRIPCDLSDLEFLDEEFHQSLQWMKDNDIEDMLDLTFTVNEEVFGQITERELKPGGSGIPVSDKNKKEYIERMVKWRIERGVAQQTESLVRGFYEVVDVRLVSVFDARELELVIAGTAEIDLSDWRSNTEYRGGYHDNHIVIRWFWAAVERFNNEQRLRLLQFVTGTSSVPYEGFASLRGSNGPRRFSVEKWGKVTSLPRAHTCFNRLDLPPYPSFSMLYEKMVTAVEETSTFGLE